A portion of the Lolium rigidum isolate FL_2022 chromosome 1, APGP_CSIRO_Lrig_0.1, whole genome shotgun sequence genome contains these proteins:
- the LOC124684048 gene encoding MADS-box transcription factor 16 — MGRGKIEIKRIENATNRQVTYSKRRSGIMKKAKELTVLCDAQVAIIMFSSTGKYHEFISSGSDIKGIFDRYQQALGTSLWTEQYENMQRTLSHLKDINRNLRTEIRQRMGEDLDVLEFDELRGLEQNVDAALKEVRQRKYHVITTQTETYKKKVKHSQEAYKNLQQELGMREDPAYGFVDNPAAGGWDGVAAVAMGGSSAADMYAFRVVPSQPNLHGMAYGGSHDLRLG, encoded by the exons ATGGGGCGGGGCAAGATCGAGATCAAGCGGATCGAGAACGCGACCAACCGGCAGGTGACCTACTCCAAGCGCCGGTCGGGCATCATGAAGAAGGCCAAGGAGCTCACCGTGCTCTGCGACGCGCAGGTCGCCATCATCATGTTCTCCTCCACCGGCAAGTACCACGAGTTCATCAGCTCCGGCTCCGA CATCAAGGGGATCTTTGACCGCTACCAGCAGGCCCTCGGGACCAGCCTGTGGACCGAGCAGTATGAG AATATGCAGCGCACTCTCAGCCATCTCAAGGACATCAACCGGAACCTGCGCACCGAGATCAG GCAAAGGATGGGTGAAGATCTGGACGTGCTGGAGTTCGATGAGCTGCGCGGCCTTGAGCAAAATGTCGACGCCGCTCTCAAGGAGGTTCGCCAGAGGAAG TATCATGTGATCACCACGCAGACTGAAACCTACAAGAAGAAG GTGAAGCACTCCCAGGAGGCATACAAGAACCTGCAGCAGGAACTG GGCATGCGCGAGGACCCGGCGTATGGGTTTGTGGACaacccggcggcgggagggtgggatGGTGTGGCGGCGGTGGCTATGGGCGGCAGCTCCGCGGCGGACATGTACGCGTTTCGCGTGGTGCCCAGCCAGCCAAACCTGCACGGCATGGCCTACGGCGGTTCCCACGACCTGCGTCTCGGTTGA